A DNA window from Candidatus Zixiibacteriota bacterium contains the following coding sequences:
- a CDS encoding response regulator translates to MKKDAQILVVEDESIVAKNIQNRLESMGYTVPAIASTGKEAMQIALETMPDLLLMDINLKGEIDGIETARRINDQLDIPVVYLTAYADENTISRAKNTEPFGYLTKPFDARELRATIEMAIYKHMMVRELKSREHLLTCLLENVSRECSQWND, encoded by the coding sequence ATGAAAAAAGATGCCCAAATCTTAGTTGTTGAAGACGAATCGATTGTTGCGAAAAACATTCAAAACAGATTGGAAAGTATGGGTTATACAGTGCCTGCAATTGCCTCAACCGGCAAAGAGGCAATGCAAATAGCGCTGGAAACCATGCCCGATCTATTGCTTATGGATATTAATTTAAAAGGTGAGATTGACGGTATTGAAACAGCCAGACGCATCAACGATCAGCTTGATATTCCAGTTGTTTATCTTACTGCTTATGCCGATGAGAACACAATTTCCCGCGCCAAAAATACCGAACCATTTGGTTATTTAACCAAACCCTTCGATGCCAGAGAACTGAGAGCAACTATTGAGATGGCGATTTATAAGCATATGATGGTAAGGGAGCTAAAAAGCAGAGAACATTTACTGACATGCCTTCTTGAAAATGTCAGCCGCGAATGCAGTCAATGGAATGATTGA